A region of the Clostridium sp. AN503 genome:
AGGCTCATAGCCGCCCTGCCGGATATAGATCTTTTCCCGGTCCAGCCACTTGTTGAAAGAACCGCAGTGATTGAACACGCCGTCAATGATGACCTTCATCCCCCGCTTATGGACCTCCTCCATAAACCGGGCAAAAAATGCATCGCTGGCATCCAGGTTCTCCGGCGCTGCGCTGCGGAGCTGATAGCGGGTAGCTTTTTCATTGGAAACCGCATCCGGCGCCACATTCTCACCGCCGTCCTGCGCGATCACCCCGTAATGAGGGTCTATATGGTCATAATCCTGACTGTCATACTTATGATTGGACGGCGACACAAAAAGAGGGTTAAAGTAGATCACCTCCACGCCAAGGTACTGCAGATAATCCAGCTTATCCCAGACTCCCTGCAGATCCCCGCCGTAAAAGCAGCCCACATCCATCGTAGAAGGATTGGTATTCCAGTCCTCTACCTTGTGCACCGGCCGGCCAATATAGACATATTCGCACTCCTGGACGTCATTGTCCGTATCTCCATTACAGAAACGGTCTACAAAGATCTGGTACATCACAGCTCCCTTGGCCCACTCCGGCGTGTGGAAGCCCGGCGTAATGCGGAATGCATAGCAGCTCTGGATGTCCATGGTTGCGCCCAGACGGTTGAAGTAACAGATCTCGCCGCCCTTCACCACCTGAAAATAATACCGCTGCGGCTCGCTGTCCGCCACGGTCACATATTCATAATAATCAAAAAGCTCATCCGACGACACCTTCGTCATCTCAGCCTCAATGTTCTTGTCTTCTTCGATATAGGAAACCCGGTCCGCATCCGCCTTCGCAGTACGAAAACGCAGCTTCACCGGCTCTCCGGCATCCGGCTCCTCCGGTATGCGGTAATCCGATGTCTCGTCCGCAAACAGGGCCTGCCGGTTCATTTTACGATTCTGTTCCTCCAACATAATGGATATTACCTTTCAGTTGTCATTACCTTTATTCTATCCGATTCCCCCGGAAGATACAACTCCTTTTTATTATAAGGACATCCGGACAGCGAAAGAGCCAGCGGGGTAGCTGGCTCTTTCAGGAGAAGGTATTTCGTTTCTAATGGGGTGTAGCAAAAACTATATAATGTATTGGGGGGTTTACGTTAATTATAGTACCATAAACCCGAAAATAAGTGTGCACAAACTTGGGCAAATTTTTCATGCCTTTTTATGCAAATTAAACGAAATATTATTTCGTAGTATTGTTCTTCATGAAATATCAAACTGCGAAGAGGCTTTCAAACTCCTCCTGGCCGATCTTTTCTTTCTCCATCAGCATTTCACTGCAGCGGTCCAGAATGGAACGGTGATCCAGGATGATGGCTTTGGCCTTCTGATAGCTCTCATCGATGATGCGTTTTACCTCGCCGTCGATCGTGGAGGCCACACCTTCGCCATAGCTCCTGGTATGCGCCAGGTCACGCCCGATAAAGACCTCATCGTCGTCGCTGCCGTAATCGATCATACCCACCTTGTCGGACATGCCGTACTTGGTCACCATGGAACGGGCAATCTTGGTGGCATGTTTGATATCCTGGGAGGCTCCCGTAGTCACATCCTCGAAGATGATCTCCTCCGCGATCCTGCCGCCTAACGATACCATGATATCCTGAAGCATCCTTCCCCTGGTGTTGAACATCTCGTCATCTCCCGGCAGAGGCATGGTATAGCCCGCCGCCCCCATACCGGTCGGAATGATGGAGACTGTGTGCACAGGCCCCACATCCGGGAGCACATGGAAGAGGATCGCATGGCCAGCCTCGTGATAGGCCGTGATCCGTTTTTCTTTTTCAGAAATGATGCGGCTCTTTTTCTCCGCACCGATCCCCACCTTTACAAAGGCGCGGTCAATATCCTCCTGGCGGATAAAACTGCGGTTCTCCTTTGCTGCCAGGATCGCCGACTCATTCATCAGGTTCTCAAGGTCCGCCCCGGTAAACCCGGAGGTGGTCTTCGCCACGCGCATCAGATCTACATCCTCCGCCAGAGGTTTTTCCTTGGAATGCACCTGCAGGATCTCCTCCCTGCCTCTCACATCCGGCCTTCCCACCGCTACCTTACGGTCGAAACGGCCCGGACGCAGGATAGCCGGATCCAGGATATCCACGCGGTTGGTCGCCGCCATCACGATGATACCCTCATTGACGCCGAAGCCGTCCATCTCCACCAGAAGCTGGTTTAAGGTCTGCTCCCGCTCGTCATGGCCGCCGCCCATGCCGGTACCTCTCCGGCGCGCCACCGCATCAATCTCATCTATGAACACGATACAGGGGGCATTCTTCTTGGCGTCCTCAAACAGGTCGCGGACACGGGATGCGCCCACGCCGACGAACATCTCCACAAAGTCCGAACCGGATATGCTGAAAAACGGCACTCCAGCCTCTCCGGCCACTGCCTTAGCAAGCAGGGTCTTACCGGTCCCTGGAGGTCCCACCAGAATAACGCCCTTGGGGATCCTGGCGCCGACACTGGTGTATTTCTGCGGGTTGCGCAGGAAATCCACCATCTCCTCCAGATCCTCTTTTTCTTCCTGAAGGCCTGCGACATTTTTAAATGTGATATTGCTGTTGTGGGTCATGCGGGCGCGGCTCTTGCCGAAATTCATCATCTTGGCATTGGTCCCGCCGCCTGCTCCTGCGCGCATGTTCATCATAAAGATGATCACCATCACAGCGCCCACGGAAAGGACCACCGGAAGGATCATACCCAGCCAGTAGTTGTTCTGTGGGACATTCTTCAGAACATAATCAACGCCTTTGGAATCTAAAAGCTCCTGAGTCTCCTTTACATCGGAAACATACACTACATAAACACTTCCATCGGACAGCGCCATCCTTACCTCTCCGGTGGGGGTCTGCTCATTCTGCTGGATCACCAGCTCCTGGATGTTCCCGTCCTCCAACACCTGCATGAACTGCTGGTTGGTGAGCTGATCCTGGTTTCTCTGCGGCATGACCAGCCACACGCAGGCCATGATCAGCATGAACATGATCAGTAATCCAGTACCACGATACGTCTGTTGTCTCACTTAATTGCCTCCTTGCTGCTCTATCTCTACTACTCCGATATACGGTAAATTGCGGTATTTCTGCGCATAGTCCAGACCGTATCCCACAACGAATTCGTCCGGTATCTCGAAACAGGTATAATCTACCTTAACCTGCTTTTTCACCCGGCGTTCCGGCTTGTCAAGCAGGGTGCACAGATGGATGCTGGCGGGCCCCCGCTGCTTTAAGACTTCGATCAGATAAGCCAGGGTACGGCCGGAATCGATGATATCCTCCACGATCAGCACATCCTTGCCTGCCAGTGACTCGTCAAGGTCCTTTACAATACGCACCACACCGCTGGACTTGGTATCGTCGCCATAGCTGGACACAGACATAAAGTCCATGCTCACCGGCACGGTCAGCCTTTTTGCCAGCTCACAGGTAAAGAACACTCCGCCCTTTAACACACAGATCAGATGGACACAGCGCCCCTCATAATCTCTGCTGACCTGCGCTGCAACCTCGCTGATCCGCCTGTTCACTTCTTCTTCTGAAAGCAAAACACGAATCTTATCTTCCATGATTTTCTCCTCCGTCATATGTTACCTGCAATACCGTTTCTGTATTGTCCGTAATCTTATAATATTCGCTGATCCGGTATCCCGCCACCCAAAGTACATGAGAACCTTCCGCCAGCACGGGAATCTCCCCCCGCTGCTGCCTCGGGATCTTCTCGTCAATCATGTACCGGGCCACAGTCTTTTTGCCTCCGCCCGGAAGGACCAGATAATCCCCTTCCTGCCGGCTTCTTACAGACAGCGTACCCTTAATTTTATCATAATCAAACCATTTCGTATACTGGTTTTTGGGAATTTCCATCCCTTTTTCCCGCGAAAATATGCTCATTTTCATGATTTCCGGATCGATTGCGACGTTTTGGGGCGGTGAACCCGGAATCTTTTGTCGGCCGGTTCCCCGCCGCTGCGCCGCCTGCTTCCGCCGGATCAGCAAAGCATCGTATCCAACCTCCGCCTCCATGCCGCAGGGCAGGTCGAGCCTGCTGCCCACCTGCTTAAACGCCAGCTCCGATATCTGTTTGAAATGGCGGTGCGTGATATTCTTCCAGCCGGGAGCCACCTCGTCAAACATCCGGCGGACCAGGTATGTCCGGATGATCTCCTCCTGCCGGCAAAAGACATCCCGGGGGATCTGCGCGGAAACCGCCGCCGTTTTCGCACCTGCCTCATCCCACACCCGCGCCGCCTGTTTTTCTATATAGCGGTCCGCCTGGGCAAAAACCGTACCTGCCCGCAGGATATTTTCAACCGCCCGCACATTGACCAGCTCCGTCATCATTGGAAGGAGCTGCCCGCGGATCCGGTTGCGGGTATAATCCCCGGAAGCATTGGTGGAATCCTCGCACCAGCCTATCTTTTCCATGCTCAGATAATCCAGGATCTCCCGGCGCCCCACACACAAAAGAGGCCGTATCTTTCTTCCCTGCACCGGCCGGATACCGGAAAGCCCCTTAAGCCCGCTCCCCCGGAGCAGGTTATGCAGAATGGTCTCCGCCTGATCCTCCTGATGATGGGCAATGGCAATCTTCGCCTTCTGCGCCGCCCTCGGGACACACGCCGCGCGCCTTTCCGGCTCCGGCGACACCCCCGGCTCTGCGGACTCCGATCCGGTTCCCACCTCTGCGTCCCACGCTTCTGCTGCTTCCTCCAGGGCCTCATACCGCAGAATCCTCCCGGCCTCTTCTGTGGAGAGCCCCTTCTCGGCGGCATATGCAGCCACATTCCTGTGTACTGAAGTAAAAGGCAGCTGAAGCCTGCCGCAAAGCTCCCGCACATACGCCTCGTCACGATCCGCCTCCGCCCCTCTAAGCCCGTGATGCACATGGACCACACGCAGAGAAACCGGCAGCTCCGGCGCGATCCGCGCCAGCACAGACAGAAGGCAGACCGAATCCGCCCCTCCTGATACTGCTGCGATCACCCGGTCCCCCGGCTCCAGCATACCATATTCATCCACAAACTTCCGCACCTGCTCCAGCATGTAATTCTCTCCGTTTATCCAGTCAGTGTTTTCTAAACCTTATTCTATGCCAAATAATTACTCCTATTCTAACACAGCAGACATTTTCACGCCACCTCATCACATTATTTTGTGGTCAGGTCCAGCTTATCCAACCAGTATTTCATATTTCATGATGTTCCTGGTTCAACATCATGGTTTTGTATGGTCAGGCACTACAAAACGCCCGCTGGATACTGGAACCCAGATCCCAGTAAAAAAACCGCCATATGTGGAGAGATTGGCCATGCAGCCCTTATTTTAATGATCACACCTGAGTCTTGATACCAAATAAGGGGAAACAGCCGAGACAATCACTACAGCAGCCCATAAGTTCCCGGTTGTAACATCATAAATCTTTAAGAAGTCTGATAGATTTCCTCCACTCAATATTACTGAGCTTAAATCAAATAAATTAGTTAAAAGAAACCACATTGTCCCAAAAGCGATATAATCATACGGCCTGCAATTTTTTATTTTCGGAATTAAAAGGAGTGCTGTCACAAATATACAAGCACATAAAATCACCCCACTTAATGGCAATGCCAAACCGCCCAGGAAAATTAAGACATTCTCCCGAAGCCAACCGTTTGCTATAGCCAAAGGTATCATCAGACACCATATCCCTATCGCCTGAAAATATCTTTTCAAGTTTCATTTTCTCCTATCTCCGGTTTGTTAAATGCACCTTCTTCGCCAAAGACGCACGAATAGAACTCTAACTTTTTCCATTCTAATATTAACGCATGGAAATGTCAAACCGTTCAGTTCATATCATAAAAAAGGCGCCAAAATCCCCACCGTTCCTCGCCGCCTCCCCCAGTGACGGACAGTTACGATTCAGCCCGATACGGTCGCCCGTGAGGGCGCAGGCCAACCCACTCCCCCGCGCTGAATCGTAACCCCTATTCCTCACCTTCTCCATATCCCCCCAGTCAGTACCGTCATATCATCCCGCACTGCTCCGCTTTCCTGACAGGCAAAACGCAGGATACGTTCTGCCATATCCTGAGGACTTTTCACGGTCATCCCTTCTATGTATTCCTTTAAGCTCAGCTCCTTGTCCTCTCCAGGACAGGCGTCCAGCACACCATCTGTCACCATGACGATCCGGTCCCCGTCCCAAAGCTTTCTGGACAGCAGCACCGGCTCCACGGAACTTAAGACCCCGGCAGGGACCTCCCCTGCTTCCAGGACCTCGACGGTTCCGCCGCTCAGGATAAATGTGGCGACCGCTCCCATTTTCATGGCCTCCAGCACGCCCGTATGCAGGTCTACGCAGCACAGATCCAGCGTCGCCGGATGCTGCTCTACACCAGTCAGCATCAGGATCGTATTGACCATCTTAAGGGCTGCCCTGGCGGAAAATCCAGTCTCCAGAAGCTGCTCTGTCAGCTCTACCACCTTCCGGCTCTCCTTTGCCGCGCCTTCACCGCTTCCCATGCCGTCAGACAGATTCATGACCACCTGTCCCGGCAGGCTGTCTGAAAAGGTGTAGTTGTCGCCGGAAACGCCCTCCCCGTCCTTGGAAAGCCTTGCTACGCCATACATCATCCGGTAATCCCCCGCCTCACTAAAACGGATGACCGCAGGCTGCCGCGTGACCAGCGCACGGGTATCCGGCGGAGCATACCAGCTGCCGCTGCCCACAGCCTGTCCAAAAAGCTCCGCCGCATCTTTGGATGTGAGACATTTGCCTCCCGTAGTCCGCACGGTCAGATATGCCTCCCGCTGCTTATTCTCATACTCCAGAAGCAGCATATTCTCCACCACCATATGGTGAAGACGGAACACCCTCCGCACAGCCTCCTCTTTCTGGGCTGTAATATCTGTGGCCTGCTCCATCTGATGGGCAAATTCCTCCAGGATCACCGCCAGCTCCCGGAACTGCACCATGACCGTATCCCGGCTCTCCAGGAAGCGGTTCTTCCACTCCAGGTTCATGGTGGCCCGTCCCAGATTGCGGTTGAGCTGCGCCATATAGTCTTCCTTCCGCCTGCAGGTCTCCAGAAACAGCCGGGGCATGTCCTCATATTCCACATGCCCCTTCTGTTCAAACGCTCTCAGCAGATAATACAGGTAATAACTATCTTCCTTCTGGCTGTCGCTGTAAAGATTGCACCTGCTGCACTCCCCGCACACCATGGCAGCGGACATCTGCATCGCCGCCAGTGCATCGTCCTTCGTCAGCCCTTTTTCTTCATCCATATTGTCCATGCAGGCTTTTGCCAGCAGCCCCAGCGACCGGGCCATCTCACTCAATCTGCCTGCCGTATATACATTCACATCCGCCATATCCCGGCGCTTCACTCGTCTCAACACAGCAATCCCCTCCTAAGCCACATTATATGCGGCAGGAGGGGATTGTATGCCTGTCCTTTAATTCTTCGGCGCCGGTTTAAGCAGAATCTCGTCCGGCTTCACCAGTCCCAGCTTCTGCTTTGCCACTTCTTCAATATATTGCTTGGTCTGAACGTAGACCCGATACTCTTCCAGTTCATTGGCACGCGCTTTTTCCTGCTCCACCTGCTTGGCCAGGGCCTCTTCCTTCGCCTGGTACTCCAGATCCTTCTTTCTCATGGAGGTACTCTTTAAATTGACCACAACTGCAAGGCTTCCCACGACCAGGGTAATCCCGATGATGGCAAGCCGGTTGCCCCAGCGGTCCTTTTTCTTTCTTCGTGTCTTTCCGCGTACTTTCATTCAATCACCAGCTCTATAAACCCATATTGCCTTGTTACTTTGTTGCTTTTATTCTAAAGCATCTTCCAGCCTTTTTCAATAGTTTTAAAAAATTTGCGCTGAGCACCCGGTCATACACGATCATAGCCAGCAGCACACTCCCGATCACATACAGCCTCAGCGCCCCGTCATTCTCCCGGTACAAAAGGTAAAACGTAGCGAACCCCGAAAATATCCAATACAAAAAGTCCTCCACCCCAATCCACAGCCACCCATGACGCACCAGCAACCGAAACACCCGCAGCACATCATAAACCGCCATCAACCCCGCTCCCGCAGCAACGCTCATCACCAGCAACCGAGCCTCGACCTGAATATTAGGACTCACCCCATCCCCTCCTCCCGCTCACTCCACATCCCCAGCTTTCTTCCTCCCCGCTCACGCCACATCCGTAGCTACTTCCTCCCCGCTCACGCCACATCCGTAGCTACTTCCTCCTGACTCATGCCACATACGTAGCTACTTCCTCCCCGCTCACTCCACATACGTAGCTGGAGTTTCCGCATTTTGCGGCGGCGGCAGTCCGGCGGCAGAACCGCGGGGTTTTTGTGACTTTGCAGACCATTAGGAGATGTTAGTATCCGGGATTTTCTGTTCTGACAGGAGAAGGGGTTGTTTGAGCGAAGCGAGTTGCCCCTTCTCCTGGCAGGCCTTTAAGAAAATTCCGGATACTTACATCTCCTTATGGTCGAAACCGGAACAAAAACCTGCGGTTCTGCCGCCGGACTGCCGCCGCCGCAAAATGCGGAAACTCTGATATTTATTTAAAGAGCCGACTAAACACCGACTGCCCCGCCTTCCTGTAAGCCTCATTGGAAGAATAAGTCAGGCTGTCCAAACTCCCCTCCACATCCACTTCCCCCTTTTCCACCGTCAGACGGCTCACGTGCAGTTCTTTTCCCTTGAGGGTCAAAAGCCCCATATCCGTGTCCATGACCACCTGCCCCTCATCAAAAGACACCACCTCGCGCACCCCGGTCAGGCTGACTGCAGAACGGTTCTGCATCAGGCATGAGTGGGGGCGGATTCCTGTTTTTTCTTCCATGCAAAAAGACCTCCTGCTATACGAACACCTGGTTCAGTATATGAGAAGGTCTTTCAGTTTATGATATGATCCCTCAGAGATAGCGGTACAGCTCTTTGGCGTCGTCCTTTTTGACTGTCTCCTGGACGTCTAAGACCTCCACCTTGACGGAGCTTGTCCCGAACTGGATCTCTATGATATCCCCCGCCTTTACGTTGACCGATGCCTTGGCGGGACGGTCATTAACCAGCACACGCCCTGCGTCGCAGGCTTCATTGGCTACGGTCCTGCGCTTGATCAGACGGGATACCTTTAAATACTTATCTAATCTCATAAAAATTAGTCGTTTACCATATCCTTCAGAGCTTTACCAGCTTTGAACTTCGGGGTCTTGCAGGCTGCGATGTTCATGCTCTCGCCGGTCTTCGGGTTTCTGCCCTCTCTTGCTGCTCTCTCAGATACCTCAAAAGTACCAAAACCAACAAGCTGGATTTTGTCGCCTTTCTTCAGTGCATCGGATACTACATCCGTAAATGCCTTTACTGCTGCCTCTGCATCCTTCTTGGACAGCCCTGCCTGCTCAGCAACTGCTGCAACTAATTCTGTCTTGTTCATTATCATTTCCTCCTACAATGGTCTATAGCACCTGTCAGGTAACTATTCATAAATTCATGTACTCTATCATTTATATCCGTTTTACTACACTTTGTCAAGGTTTTTTGGCTTTTTCCTGCTTTTTAATGGCCCGCCATAAAGCAAGGCTTTCCTCGGGTGTTTCAGCCACCGCATCCCCGAATACATGGGGATGTCTGCGGATCATTTTCTCACATACACCGTCCACCACATCATGGATGGTAAAATATCCCAGCTCCTCTGCGATCCGGCTGTGGATCATCACCTGGTACAGCACATCCCCCAGCTCCTCGCAAAGATTCTCCATGTCGTGGTTGTCGATAGCCTGTAATACCTCCCCGCTCTCCTCCAAAAGATATGGTTTCAAACTCTCAAAGGTCTGCTCCCTGTCCCACGGGCAGCCATGCTCCGAGCGAAGCTCCGCCACCACTTCCTTCAGTTCTTCAAATGAATGCATCCTTCTCCCTCCTGGCTCACACACGCTCTGCCGCTCCGACGAATACCACAATGGAGCGCGAAGGCACCATATACTTCTTCTGATTCTCCAGCCCCAGTTCTTCTCCCGCTCTGTAATATCCGTTTGCCGCGCTGTCACTGGTATCAAAAGCCAGCTTCCATTTCCGGCCCTTCGGCAGGTTAGGCAGCGCAAACTCATGGGGTTCCCAGTGCATGTTGTAGGTCACAAAAAAGTAATCGTCCGGAGTCCCGTCCGTCCGTTTTGCATACTCTCCACAGTAAAGAATGCCGATCTGGCGGCGGAAATTCTCAAATTCCGGTCTCCAGGCATTGACCCCATGATAGGAAACATCCGGGTGCCCGCAGGCCAGATAGTCCATGATCCGGGGTTCCTTCTCCATGTGGAATACCGGGTGGGCCTTTCGAAACCCGATCACATATTTTACAAATTCATACAGATCGCCATGGCTCTTTAGCTGGTTCCAGTTGAGCCAGGAGGTCTCGTTGTCCTGGCAGTAAGCGTTGTTGTTGCCGCCCTGGGAGTTGCCGAACTCGTCACCCGCCAAGAGCAGAGGGGTTCCCTGGCTTAAAAATACCATCAGCACTGCATTGCGGAGCTGCTTTTTCTAAGCTCCAGCAGTTTTTTCTTCCGCACCGGACCTTCCGCGCCACAGTTCCAGGAATAATTGTAATCACTGCCGTCCCGGTTGCCTTCCCCGTTGGCCTCATTGTGCTTCTGCTCATAAGATACCATATCCATCATGGTAAACCCGTTGGTCCCGGCAATGAAATTGAGCACGCCCCACCTGTCCGGGTTCCTGCGGCTGCGGTACACCAGATTGTTCATCTGCTCCTCGTCGCCCTTGAGCGCCCTCCGCATATCGATCTGGAAGCCGTCGTTATACTCGCCCAAATGCTTCTGTCCTGCCGCACCCACCGGCGCTCCTTCCCAGGAGGACGCCCACAGTTTGGTATCCGTCAGATAGGCATCCTGGGCCATCATCCACACCTGCGCCCCGCCGGTCAGATGTACGCCGTCCACGTGGAATTCCCGGACCCAGAACCGCACCACATCAAGCACAAAGGAAGGAGGCTCCTTCCCGGTAAAATAAAGCTCTGCCACCAGCTCGATCCCCGCCCTGTGCAGTGCCTTCACCAGCTTTTTAAATTCGATGGCCGGGTCTTTGCCCTTCCCCGCATAGGATGCCTTGGGAGCGAAATAATATGCATCCGCATATCCCCAGTAGTTGATCTTCCCGGTTGGCTCGGTCTGCCCATAGGGATTGCCGTCTATCTGTTCCGGCATCATCACCTCCTGGAATTCCGCCGTCGGCAGAAGCTCCAGCGTAGTGATCCCCAGCTCCTTAAAGTAGGGGATCTTCTCTGCGATCCCTGCAAAGGTGCCGCGTCCCTCCACTCCGGATGACACATGTTTTGTCAGCCCCCTCACATGGGCGCGGTAGACAATACAGTCTTCATAAGGAATATGAAGGGGCCTGTCCCCCTCCCAGTCAAACGGCTTTTGTCCGATGGGGACTGTGGGAAGAATATGCGCCTGCTCCAGCCTTCCCCACTGCTCCCTGCCACGGTAAGCGCGGCCGCAGGGGTCTGCAAACCGCACTCCGTCCGCCTCAAATGCGTATTCGAATGCGTCCAGGCCTTCCCCTTTCAGGGTCATCTCCCACACGTCGCCGATCCTGCCCTCCGGCGGAAACGGGATCCTGGCCGCTGCCTTCCGGTCTCCCTTCCTCCGGGAATGCGCCGCCTCCGGGTGAAAAAGGAGCAGGCTGCATTCATCTGCAGCCGCTGCCACGGAGATATGGATCCCCCCTTCTATTCTCGTAAGTCCCATGGAATACACCCTGTCATCACTGCTGTCTACCTTATACTGTCCCATCCTTCGCCTACCTCTTTCTTTATCAACGCCAGTTGCTTTTATTCCAGGTCCAGTTCTACCGGACAGTGGTCGGAGCCAAAGATCTCCGTGTGGATCGCAGCCCCCTTAAGCCTGTCCTTCAGGCTCTCCGAGACGCAGAAATAATCAATACGCCACCCTGCATTTTTCTCCCTCGCTTTGAAACGGTAGGACCACCAGGAATAAACGCCTTCCAGATCCGGATTGAAATAGCGCCAGGTGTCGATAAAGCCCGCCT
Encoded here:
- the hpt gene encoding hypoxanthine phosphoribosyltransferase, with product MEDKIRVLLSEEEVNRRISEVAAQVSRDYEGRCVHLICVLKGGVFFTCELAKRLTVPVSMDFMSVSSYGDDTKSSGVVRIVKDLDESLAGKDVLIVEDIIDSGRTLAYLIEVLKQRGPASIHLCTLLDKPERRVKKQVKVDYTCFEIPDEFVVGYGLDYAQKYRNLPYIGVVEIEQQGGN
- a CDS encoding HU family DNA-binding protein gives rise to the protein MNKTELVAAVAEQAGLSKKDAEAAVKAFTDVVSDALKKGDKIQLVGFGTFEVSERAAREGRNPKTGESMNIAACKTPKFKAGKALKDMVND
- the tilS gene encoding tRNA lysidine(34) synthetase TilS, yielding MLEQVRKFVDEYGMLEPGDRVIAAVSGGADSVCLLSVLARIAPELPVSLRVVHVHHGLRGAEADRDEAYVRELCGRLQLPFTSVHRNVAAYAAEKGLSTEEAGRILRYEALEEAAEAWDAEVGTGSESAEPGVSPEPERRAACVPRAAQKAKIAIAHHQEDQAETILHNLLRGSGLKGLSGIRPVQGRKIRPLLCVGRREILDYLSMEKIGWCEDSTNASGDYTRNRIRGQLLPMMTELVNVRAVENILRAGTVFAQADRYIEKQAARVWDEAGAKTAAVSAQIPRDVFCRQEEIIRTYLVRRMFDEVAPGWKNITHRHFKQISELAFKQVGSRLDLPCGMEAEVGYDALLIRRKQAAQRRGTGRQKIPGSPPQNVAIDPEIMKMSIFSREKGMEIPKNQYTKWFDYDKIKGTLSVRSRQEGDYLVLPGGGKKTVARYMIDEKIPRQQRGEIPVLAEGSHVLWVAGYRISEYYKITDNTETVLQVTYDGGENHGR
- a CDS encoding septum formation initiator family protein is translated as MKVRGKTRRKKKDRWGNRLAIIGITLVVGSLAVVVNLKSTSMRKKDLEYQAKEEALAKQVEQEKARANELEEYRVYVQTKQYIEEVAKQKLGLVKPDEILLKPAPKN
- a CDS encoding MazG family protein; protein product: MHSFEELKEVVAELRSEHGCPWDREQTFESLKPYLLEESGEVLQAIDNHDMENLCEELGDVLYQVMIHSRIAEELGYFTIHDVVDGVCEKMIRRHPHVFGDAVAETPEESLALWRAIKKQEKAKKP
- a CDS encoding RNA-binding S4 domain-containing protein, yielding MRLDKYLKVSRLIKRRTVANEACDAGRVLVNDRPAKASVNVKAGDIIEIQFGTSSVKVEVLDVQETVKKDDAKELYRYL
- the ftsH gene encoding ATP-dependent zinc metalloprotease FtsH, giving the protein MLIMACVWLVMPQRNQDQLTNQQFMQVLEDGNIQELVIQQNEQTPTGEVRMALSDGSVYVVYVSDVKETQELLDSKGVDYVLKNVPQNNYWLGMILPVVLSVGAVMVIIFMMNMRAGAGGGTNAKMMNFGKSRARMTHNSNITFKNVAGLQEEKEDLEEMVDFLRNPQKYTSVGARIPKGVILVGPPGTGKTLLAKAVAGEAGVPFFSISGSDFVEMFVGVGASRVRDLFEDAKKNAPCIVFIDEIDAVARRRGTGMGGGHDEREQTLNQLLVEMDGFGVNEGIIVMAATNRVDILDPAILRPGRFDRKVAVGRPDVRGREEILQVHSKEKPLAEDVDLMRVAKTTSGFTGADLENLMNESAILAAKENRSFIRQEDIDRAFVKVGIGAEKKSRIISEKEKRITAYHEAGHAILFHVLPDVGPVHTVSIIPTGMGAAGYTMPLPGDDEMFNTRGRMLQDIMVSLGGRIAEEIIFEDVTTGASQDIKHATKIARSMVTKYGMSDKVGMIDYGSDDDEVFIGRDLAHTRSYGEGVASTIDGEVKRIIDESYQKAKAIILDHRSILDRCSEMLMEKEKIGQEEFESLFAV
- the yabQ gene encoding spore cortex biosynthesis protein YabQ, which gives rise to MSPNIQVEARLLVMSVAAGAGLMAVYDVLRVFRLLVRHGWLWIGVEDFLYWIFSGFATFYLLYRENDGALRLYVIGSVLLAMIVYDRVLSANFLKLLKKAGRCFRIKATK
- the yabP gene encoding sporulation protein YabP, yielding MEEKTGIRPHSCLMQNRSAVSLTGVREVVSFDEGQVVMDTDMGLLTLKGKELHVSRLTVEKGEVDVEGSLDSLTYSSNEAYRKAGQSVFSRLFK
- a CDS encoding SpoIIE family protein phosphatase, with product MLRRVKRRDMADVNVYTAGRLSEMARSLGLLAKACMDNMDEEKGLTKDDALAAMQMSAAMVCGECSRCNLYSDSQKEDSYYLYYLLRAFEQKGHVEYEDMPRLFLETCRRKEDYMAQLNRNLGRATMNLEWKNRFLESRDTVMVQFRELAVILEEFAHQMEQATDITAQKEEAVRRVFRLHHMVVENMLLLEYENKQREAYLTVRTTGGKCLTSKDAAELFGQAVGSGSWYAPPDTRALVTRQPAVIRFSEAGDYRMMYGVARLSKDGEGVSGDNYTFSDSLPGQVVMNLSDGMGSGEGAAKESRKVVELTEQLLETGFSARAALKMVNTILMLTGVEQHPATLDLCCVDLHTGVLEAMKMGAVATFILSGGTVEVLEAGEVPAGVLSSVEPVLLSRKLWDGDRIVMVTDGVLDACPGEDKELSLKEYIEGMTVKSPQDMAERILRFACQESGAVRDDMTVLTGGIWRR